In Penaeus vannamei isolate JL-2024 chromosome 15, ASM4276789v1, whole genome shotgun sequence, the following are encoded in one genomic region:
- the LOC138864177 gene encoding putative uncharacterized protein ENSP00000383309: protein MPSMLQPRPASILTPSYSIQHTTYSIQHTTYSIQHTTYNIQHTNRGGMLLPELPHPGGPAKRPREKDTSSEARVLKRRARRYCGDLHVLPPPHLSPQDSASATRSPYRQCGLLKSEARVLERRTRRYCGDLHVLSAFLSPQDSASAIRSPYRQCGLSPLTVPVPPVHPTDSVASRLCRVKPGSPVHPQEKDTSVLWRVPARPAPPSDPPHLSPQDSASANRSPYRQYGLLKSEARVTRSPSREGHVGTVESACTSCPPYRPPTSRLRTVPVPPVHPTDSATSGLLTVPVKPGSSREGHVGTVDSASATRSPYRPRHLSPQDSASATRSPYRPRHLSPQDSASAYRSPYRQCGLLKSETRVALVVRWSATPRQEDCRRR from the exons ATGCCTAGTATGCTGCAGCCACGACCTGCTTCAATCCTAACACCCTCATACAGCATACAGCATACCACATACAGCATACAGCATACCACATACAGCATACAGCATACCACATACAACATACAGCATACCAACAGGGGCGGTATGCTCCTGCCCGAATTACCACACCCGGGAGGACCTGCAAAAAGACCTCGAGAGAAGGACACGTCG AGTGAAGCCAGGGTCCTCAAGAGAAGGGCACGTCGGTACTGTGGAGACCTGCacgtcctgccccccccccacctctcgccTCAGGACAGTGCCAGTGCCACCCGTTCACCCTACAGACAGTGTGGCCTCCTGAAGAGTGAAGCCAGGGTCCTTGAGAGAAGGACACGTCGGTACTGTGGAGACCTGCACGTCCTGTCCGCTTTCCTCTCGCCTCAGGACAGTGCCAGTGCCATCCGTTCACCCTACAGACAGTGTGGCCTCTCGCCTCT GACAGTGCCAGTGCCACCCGTTCACCCTACAGACAGTGTGGCCTCTCGCCTCTGTAGAGTGAAGCCAGGGTCACCCGTTCACCCTCAAGAGAAGGACACGTCGGTACTGTGGAGAGTGCCTGCACGTCCTGCCCCCCCTTCAGACCCCCCCCACCTCTCGCCTCAGGACAGTGCCAGTGCCAACCGTTCACCCTACAGACAGTATGGCCTCCTGAAGAGTGAAGCCAGGGTCACCCGTTCACCCTCAAGAGAAGGACACGTCGGTACTGTGGAGAGTGCCTGCACGTCCTGCCCCCCCTACAGGCCCCCCACCTCTCGCCTCAGGACAGTGCCAGTGCCACCCGTTCACCCTACAGACAGTGCCACCTCTGGCCTCCTGACAGTGCCAGTGAAGCCAGGGTCCTCAAGAGAAGGACACGTCGGTACTGTGGACAGTGCCAGTGCCACCCGTTCACCCTACAGACCCCGCCACCTCTCGCCTCAGGACAGTGCCAGTGCCACCCGTTCACCCTACAGACCCCGCCACCTCTCGCCTCAGGACAGTGCCAGTGCCTACCGTTCACCCTACAGACAGTGTGGCCTTCTGAAAAGTGAAACCAGGGTAGCTCTCGTGGTCCGCTGGTCCGCTACACCCCGTCAGGAGGACTGCAGGAGGCGCTGA